A region from the Synergistota bacterium genome encodes:
- a CDS encoding formate--tetrahydrofolate ligase has translation MKSDIEIAQSARLRKITEIASELGIPDEYLIPYGWYKAKVDWRYFSEIKHRDDGKLIMVTAITPTPAGEGKTTTTIGLTQALVKLGKKAMLCLREPSLGPCFGVKGGAAGGGYSQVLPMEDINLHFTGDIHAVGAAHNLLAAMIDNHIHQGNALNIDPRRVSWGRVVDMNDRSLRRIIIGLGGPAHGVPRESRFDITVASEVMAILCLSRSIDELKERLGNIVVGRTYDKKFVRARDLNAQGAMTALLKDALSPNLVQTIEGVPAFVHGGPFANIAHGTNSIMATQMALKLREYVVVETGFASDLGAEKFFNIVCRVAGFAPEAVVLVATIRALKMHGGKAKDELSQPDLEALRKGCENLKKHIENVRYYGVPVIVALNRFLSDTPEEIEMVKEISLANGARFALSEVWEKGGEGGLDLAREVLDAIENDKGEFKHLYDLDLSIKEKINKIAKYMYGADGVEYSKIAEREISELERNGFGKLPICMAKTQLSLSDDPSLKGRPSGFKITIRDVMLSAGAGFVVPIAGEIMTMPGLPKKPTAEMIDVDPNGRISGLF, from the coding sequence ATGAAAAGCGATATTGAGATAGCTCAGAGTGCGAGGCTGAGGAAGATAACTGAGATAGCGTCTGAGCTTGGTATACCTGATGAATATCTTATACCGTATGGATGGTATAAGGCGAAAGTAGATTGGAGATATTTTTCCGAGATAAAGCATCGTGATGATGGGAAACTTATTATGGTCACCGCTATAACTCCCACTCCAGCTGGAGAAGGCAAGACCACTACCACTATAGGGTTGACTCAAGCGCTTGTTAAGCTTGGTAAGAAAGCGATGCTCTGCCTCCGTGAGCCTTCCTTAGGACCCTGCTTTGGAGTTAAGGGAGGAGCTGCTGGAGGGGGATACTCTCAGGTTCTTCCGATGGAAGATATTAATCTTCACTTTACGGGAGATATACATGCGGTTGGAGCAGCGCATAATCTCTTAGCTGCAATGATAGATAATCACATTCATCAGGGAAACGCGCTTAATATAGATCCAAGAAGAGTAAGCTGGGGACGCGTTGTAGATATGAACGACAGAAGCTTAAGAAGGATAATAATCGGTTTGGGAGGACCAGCTCATGGAGTTCCCCGGGAGAGTCGATTCGATATCACAGTGGCATCTGAGGTAATGGCTATACTTTGTCTTTCACGGAGCATAGATGAGTTGAAGGAAAGGCTTGGAAACATAGTTGTGGGCAGAACATATGATAAGAAGTTTGTGAGAGCGCGGGATCTAAACGCGCAGGGTGCTATGACTGCTCTTCTAAAAGATGCTCTAAGTCCTAACTTGGTTCAGACGATAGAAGGGGTTCCAGCCTTTGTTCATGGAGGTCCTTTTGCCAACATAGCGCATGGTACCAATAGCATAATGGCCACTCAAATGGCTCTCAAACTGAGAGAATATGTTGTCGTTGAAACGGGTTTTGCCAGTGATCTTGGGGCAGAGAAGTTTTTCAACATCGTGTGTAGAGTAGCAGGATTTGCGCCTGAAGCGGTCGTCTTGGTAGCCACGATAAGAGCCCTTAAGATGCATGGAGGTAAGGCAAAGGATGAACTGAGTCAGCCCGATTTGGAAGCCTTGAGAAAAGGGTGCGAAAACCTGAAAAAGCATATAGAGAACGTTAGATATTATGGGGTGCCTGTAATTGTCGCGCTCAATAGATTTCTTTCAGATACTCCAGAGGAGATAGAGATGGTCAAGGAAATTTCTCTTGCTAATGGTGCGAGGTTTGCCCTGTCGGAGGTTTGGGAAAAGGGTGGAGAGGGAGGATTAGATCTCGCTCGTGAAGTTCTCGATGCAATAGAGAATGATAAAGGTGAATTTAAGCATCTATATGATCTTGATCTTTCTATAAAAGAGAAAATAAATAAAATAGCCAAGTACATGTATGGAGCTGATGGTGTTGAATATTCTAAGATTGCTGAGAGAGAGATATCTGAGCTTGAAAGAAATGGCTTTGGAAAGCTTCCCATATGTATGGCTAAGACTCAGCTTTCCCTTTCAGATGATCCGTCCCTTAAGGGGAGACCTTCTGGCTTTAAGATTACTATAAGAGATGTAATGCTGTCTGCAGGAGCAGGGTTTGTAGTACCTATTGCAGGTGAGATAATGACCATGCCTGGTCTTCCGAAAAAGCCAACTGCAGAGATGATAGATGTAGATCCCAATGGAAGAATAAGCGGACTATTCTGA
- a CDS encoding MFS transporter has translation MKRLPKNVVILGLVSFLNDTASEMIYPLLPIFITKVLGLSALALGGIEGIAESSSSLLKILGGYLSDRLGRRKLLALIGYTISAISKPLLGLSETGSGVMTLRFLDRAGKGIRTSPRDALIADSTEPSLYGKAFGFHRAMDTLGAILGPAIAFALLPRINFDYRTLFILTAIPGAFAVMILAFHVREAISLKPGEKPYLKSLKELPRELKLFLVIALIFSLGNSSNTFLLLRAQEMGAPTAVLPLMWLFVNVCYTFSAYYGGALSDKLGRINMIFIGFLLYSLAYTGFALAYTTFYAWLLFGLYGIYLGITDGVERAFIADMAPEHIRGTAYGIYHTLTGVALLPASLLTGFLWDKYGSPFALSICAGLSLISAGLLLTLIPSKLRKSE, from the coding sequence ACAAAAGTATTGGGGTTAAGTGCATTAGCCCTCGGAGGCATAGAGGGAATAGCAGAAAGCTCCTCAAGTTTGCTTAAAATTCTTGGAGGGTATCTCTCAGATAGGCTTGGGAGAAGAAAGCTCTTAGCGCTTATCGGATACACTATCTCCGCAATTTCAAAGCCCCTGCTTGGCCTATCTGAAACAGGAAGCGGAGTAATGACTCTAAGGTTTCTCGATAGGGCTGGAAAGGGTATAAGAACCTCCCCACGAGATGCCTTAATCGCTGACTCAACTGAACCCTCGCTTTACGGAAAAGCCTTTGGCTTTCACAGGGCAATGGATACACTTGGAGCCATCCTTGGACCCGCAATTGCTTTTGCGCTTCTCCCCAGGATAAACTTTGACTATAGAACTCTTTTCATATTAACAGCTATTCCCGGCGCTTTCGCTGTTATGATACTCGCCTTCCATGTCAGAGAGGCTATATCATTGAAACCAGGTGAAAAACCATATTTAAAAAGCCTAAAAGAACTTCCCCGAGAACTTAAGCTGTTTTTAGTGATAGCGTTGATTTTCTCCCTTGGGAATTCGAGCAATACATTTCTCCTGCTACGTGCCCAAGAGATGGGAGCACCAACTGCTGTTCTCCCACTCATGTGGCTATTTGTAAACGTATGCTATACATTCTCAGCATATTATGGCGGAGCTTTATCAGATAAATTAGGAAGGATAAACATGATATTCATAGGATTTTTACTATACTCCTTAGCTTACACAGGATTCGCTCTCGCATATACTACCTTCTACGCCTGGCTCCTATTCGGTCTCTATGGAATTTATTTAGGAATAACCGATGGCGTAGAGAGAGCTTTCATAGCAGATATGGCTCCTGAACATATTAGAGGAACTGCCTATGGAATATATCACACTCTTACCGGAGTAGCTTTACTCCCAGCAAGTTTACTTACCGGCTTCCTATGGGACAAATATGGAAGCCCCTTTGCTCTATCAATATGCGCCGGGTTGAGTCTTATTTCCGCCGGCTTGCTTTTAACTCTTATTCCGTCAAAATTAAGAAAATCAGAATAG
- the purH gene encoding bifunctional phosphoribosylaminoimidazolecarboxamide formyltransferase/IMP cyclohydrolase, translated as MLKDVRKALFALSDKSGGEVFARFLTDRGVEIFATDGTARYLKEKGISVSKLSSLTGFSERCGGRVKTLNEEIFSRILCRPEDDEYSEKFDLVFVDLYPFERNKSIENIDIGGVSLIRAAAKNYENVIVVSDREDSLFVMKLLKEKGDVPLKERKHLAFKAFRRTMLYDFEISLWLGLNESEVKVLRYGENPHQKAFFYPLSGSDGTFDFYGDKSPSFNNIYDAYRAWLLVKEFEKPACAIIKHSSPCGVAMADNSEIAFRKALECDPLSAYGGVVALNVLPEEKVLREIERKFFDLIVLPEPPAFDFKRRYIVPKFWSSKWDIRSAFSGLLVQEPDNQFAIKSDLEEDVIFSFKVVKHLYSNAICVVKDKATVGLCGGQPSRIFAVKIALSRAGERAKGSVLASDGFFPFPDSIEEAYKYGVRVIIAPMGSKRDEEVMKRARELGIKLILVEERHFRH; from the coding sequence ATGCTGAAAGATGTAAGAAAAGCGCTCTTCGCCTTGAGCGATAAAAGTGGGGGCGAAGTTTTTGCTCGCTTTCTAACGGATAGGGGAGTTGAAATCTTTGCTACTGATGGAACGGCGAGATATTTGAAAGAAAAGGGGATCTCTGTGAGTAAGCTTTCATCGCTGACGGGATTTTCAGAGAGATGTGGTGGGAGAGTTAAGACCTTGAATGAGGAAATTTTCTCTAGAATCCTTTGTAGACCTGAGGATGATGAGTATTCTGAGAAGTTTGATTTAGTTTTCGTCGACCTATATCCATTTGAGAGAAACAAAAGCATAGAAAACATAGATATAGGGGGTGTTTCGCTAATAAGGGCGGCTGCCAAAAACTACGAGAATGTGATAGTGGTATCTGACCGAGAGGATAGCCTTTTCGTCATGAAACTACTTAAGGAGAAAGGAGATGTCCCCCTGAAGGAGAGAAAGCATCTTGCTTTCAAAGCCTTTAGAAGAACAATGCTTTACGATTTTGAGATATCTCTCTGGTTGGGATTAAACGAGAGTGAGGTAAAAGTGCTTAGGTATGGGGAGAATCCGCATCAGAAAGCCTTCTTTTACCCCTTATCGGGAAGCGATGGGACGTTTGATTTCTACGGCGATAAATCACCTTCCTTCAATAATATATACGATGCTTACAGGGCTTGGCTGCTTGTAAAAGAGTTTGAAAAGCCCGCTTGTGCCATAATAAAGCATTCGTCTCCATGTGGTGTTGCAATGGCCGATAATTCAGAAATCGCTTTTAGAAAAGCCCTTGAATGTGATCCTCTATCTGCTTATGGAGGCGTGGTGGCTTTAAACGTTCTTCCGGAAGAGAAGGTTCTCAGAGAAATAGAGAGGAAGTTCTTTGATCTTATAGTTTTACCAGAACCACCCGCTTTTGACTTTAAGAGAAGATATATAGTTCCTAAATTCTGGTCTTCAAAGTGGGACATAAGAAGTGCCTTTAGTGGGCTTCTGGTTCAGGAACCGGATAATCAGTTTGCTATCAAAAGCGATCTTGAGGAAGATGTTATCTTCTCATTTAAAGTGGTTAAGCATCTTTACTCGAACGCTATCTGCGTGGTTAAGGATAAAGCAACCGTTGGACTATGTGGAGGACAGCCAAGCAGGATTTTTGCGGTAAAAATTGCGCTATCGAGAGCGGGGGAAAGAGCCAAAGGAAGCGTTTTGGCAAGTGATGGTTTCTTTCCATTTCCGGATAGTATTGAGGAAGCTTATAAATATGGCGTGAGAGTAATAATTGCGCCTATGGGATCCAAGCGAGATGAGGAGGTGATGAAGAGGGCAAGAGAACTGGGCATAAAATTGATCTTAGTTGAAGAGAGACATTTTAGGCACTGA
- a CDS encoding Mth938-like domain-containing protein, which translates to MGAPKIDSYSFGEIIIDGVKYKSDVVVSPVGVFPNWWRLEGHKLQLEDLKDYLSKVVIDVLIAGTGASGLMKVSDEVRREMRARGIELIALPTDDACKLYNELREHKRVMGVFHLTC; encoded by the coding sequence ATGGGAGCTCCCAAGATTGATAGTTATAGTTTTGGAGAGATTATCATTGATGGTGTAAAATATAAAAGTGATGTAGTGGTATCTCCGGTAGGCGTTTTCCCAAATTGGTGGCGGTTGGAAGGGCATAAGCTTCAGCTGGAAGATCTCAAAGATTATTTATCCAAGGTGGTCATAGATGTTTTGATTGCAGGAACGGGAGCAAGTGGCCTTATGAAGGTTAGCGATGAAGTAAGGAGAGAAATGAGAGCGAGAGGAATAGAGCTCATAGCTTTACCAACAGATGATGCCTGTAAGCTATATAACGAGTTGAGGGAGCATAAGAGAGTAATGGGGGTGTTTCATCTAACATGCTGA